Sequence from the Mytilus galloprovincialis chromosome 13, xbMytGall1.hap1.1, whole genome shotgun sequence genome:
GGGAAATGTTctagattttatttgtttttgtaaaattttgcaaCGCTGGACGTACCTAAcgaatattaaatattattttgtattcGAAAAACAATTTTAAGCTATTGTTTCAGCAGAACATGTTTAGTTAAGATTTCCTAATTCTGTATATTTGGGTTATGATAACTGAAAAATTGCCGGATCCGTTAAAATTGCTAGGTTTTAAATTTGCGTTAATATTATGATGATCTTTTTAGAAATGGCCATTAAATTGTTAGAGCATCAAAGAACGCATATGGGCCTGTTTTATTGTGAATTTAAGTAAAGTTTGGATACCTTTTCAATAGAAATTCCTGGAATGAAATATACGGGAAATTATTCCCATCTCtttaaaacaataacacaaagaTATCTGAAATTTCAGTTCTTCCTATCTGCATTCATCTCAACTCAACTCTGGTCTTTGTTGAATTATGTAATCTCTAGAAGAAGTTGATAATGCCATGAAGGGTGTTTCATTCGAGTCTGTTGCCATTAATGGAACGGTTGTTTGATTATGTTCAGCTGTAAAGAAAAATGATTGAAATTAATGCAAATCTGTGATAATCACAACTATATTCAAccatatatcaaatatttgtcTTGACCCGTGAAAAGCCCTTTAAAGTTGTCATGACTTTCTACACATATTTCTATTATTTTCTAACTATGACCTTGACATAGCTTTCTctgattatattttcaaaattacgTGTTTGATGTAGCATACACAAAGTATGACTACCGAAAGAAAGGCTGACGGACAAACTTATTTATACATGTGGGGGAAAAGTCGATCAGCACAAAAAGATATATtcttattcaaaaacaaattctGGTGAAGTATTCAtgtatgaaatataaacacaaatgACAAATTATTCTTATACTTTACCGAAAGTTTAAAATCTTGATATTTTTAATAACATGAtaaaaattataggtcaccaaGCGTTATTTTAACAACAGGTGTGAACATTTTGCATATTAATAAGGCTGATTAGAAGCTACCGTTTTGTAACCAAATAGATCAAAACGAAAATTGGCACGAATAATTCCAAATACAGcattaaagttttaatttctcCAACCCATAGCTATGTAATGACCATTTGAATGTGTAACCTAAATTCAAAGCTTGCTGTGCTGTATGGATGTTGTGCACGCACATTATTAAACGCCAGACGATAACTTTTTAGTTGTTCATTTCTGCGTCATTTGGTATCGGACTGAAAGTTGTCTTTGTGGCAATCATACCGGTTCTCCTAATTTAAATACGAAGATTGAGTCCATGAGTTAATTTTGAGTGTCTTCGTGTAACTCACTTTTTTTTCGAAAATGTTATATAGACTTTTCTCAATTACCGTGATTCTGTTGTATAGGAAAAACAAAGGCAACTTGTTTATCTCGAAATGGTGTTATGGCCGTTAATGGTGACTCATCTTGCACTCTCTTTTCAGTCGGATCTTGTGACGATGTAGTTAATAGAGATATTCCTGAATCTGTTGATTTTACATATGTGCAATCTGTGATCTTTACATCAGTAAGGTCTTTGTCATCTTGTGAGTTTGGAATTTCTGCGGAACTTGAAGATTCACGTATTATCCCTGTATTAAAATTTACATtgcacttttttttgttaaaagaaacaagataagacaaaaaaaaccaaaaaaaaacaaaaaaaccacaACAGACATGCTCTTTAcgatatatattgatttaacatGATTTAACATAACTACTCTAAATATAAGCACATCAATATATATGAAGGATATATCAGTAATGAGCTACAATAGATTAATAGAGCGAAAGATTTATCACTTAGAATTAGACGGAATATGGATACCGActgttttaatttcatatatcTTTCCAGCTCTTTGTCGACATGCCTTTTTGAATTGTATTGAATGAAGTTAggtatttttgtttgaattttttacttccattaaaagatttcaaatgtaacatatttaattattCTGACATTTATGCATCATATAGTTCTTACATTATTTACACACATCAACTTACGGTGAGATTT
This genomic interval carries:
- the LOC143056142 gene encoding uncharacterized protein LOC143056142; the encoded protein is MLHRGTSDEYARVLIVNIVKTTSTVIDSTKISSFENKTKTETKGIVDNNTISKILITTVVCSAILLVCLVLLAFFGVGKFRRKKGIIRESSSSAEIPNSQDDKDLTDVKITDCTYVKSTDSGISLLTTSSQDPTEKRVQDESPLTAITPFRDKQVAFVFPIQQNHAEHNQTTVPLMATDSNETPFMALSTSSRDYIIQQRPELS